One window of Candidatus Nitrospira kreftii genomic DNA carries:
- a CDS encoding hypothetical protein (conserved exported protein of unknown function), which yields MIVKLIAFAILSMLTVNGQESSFAAAHQSMIDSQPTAFRSDYGQRSLLAMLVGFLGPADTQRAQQDKEPGSYIHLVDSDESAPATSMIPMTSITVDTPESQLSEADKERVRQEQLQQQLGAKENELAILRDKAAAATNQLNAEKTRADELEAQLTQKEQELSGICAQRDTHQQMSQDLNRTKSSLEQVKQQVIDREREFIVANEHLDDATQRLAAKEQELLMTKSNLDKMTHMLADVDRELLERNTQLTQAKRLLASLGRSLPKEGAQSASGKGSVPGQTGPSELGKLSENLANALRDELKQGTVALRQRGNKLTLALASGELFALGDAAMTSTGISLLERIGAALQQFDNQRVEIAGHTDSIPVRSDNRRPFRDNLELSRARAQHASQTLIDSGLGADRIKTVGYAATKPIASNKTAEGRGKNRRVEIIVTPWSAPPGKGKKVEQVVNRPAQPKKTVQKIINR from the coding sequence ATGATCGTAAAGCTAATCGCCTTCGCCATTCTCTCCATGCTCACGGTGAATGGACAAGAATCGAGTTTTGCGGCCGCTCATCAGTCCATGATTGATAGTCAGCCGACCGCCTTTCGATCGGACTATGGTCAACGCTCTCTCCTCGCCATGCTTGTTGGGTTCCTGGGACCGGCCGATACTCAACGCGCTCAACAGGACAAGGAGCCTGGCTCATATATCCACCTTGTCGACAGCGACGAGTCTGCTCCTGCTACGTCAATGATCCCTATGACGTCCATTACTGTGGACACTCCCGAGAGCCAACTCTCGGAAGCAGACAAAGAACGTGTGCGGCAGGAGCAGTTACAGCAACAACTCGGCGCCAAAGAGAACGAGCTGGCCATACTGCGAGACAAGGCGGCAGCGGCGACGAATCAATTGAACGCGGAAAAGACCCGCGCGGACGAGTTGGAAGCACAGCTGACGCAAAAGGAACAGGAACTCTCCGGAATCTGTGCGCAACGAGACACGCATCAACAAATGTCGCAGGATCTGAATCGGACAAAAAGCAGTCTCGAGCAGGTCAAACAGCAAGTGATTGATAGGGAGCGAGAGTTTATCGTCGCCAATGAACATCTTGATGACGCGACGCAACGGCTGGCTGCAAAAGAACAAGAGTTGCTGATGACCAAGTCCAATCTCGACAAGATGACCCATATGCTCGCGGATGTTGACAGGGAACTCCTTGAGCGGAACACTCAGCTCACCCAGGCAAAGCGATTACTCGCGAGCCTCGGACGGAGTCTGCCCAAGGAAGGCGCTCAGTCCGCCTCCGGCAAGGGTTCTGTGCCTGGCCAAACTGGACCAAGCGAGCTCGGCAAACTCAGCGAGAATCTGGCGAATGCCCTCCGGGATGAACTCAAACAAGGGACGGTGGCTTTACGGCAGCGAGGCAATAAATTGACCCTCGCGTTGGCCTCCGGCGAACTGTTCGCTCTGGGGGATGCCGCTATGACATCGACAGGGATATCGTTGTTGGAGCGAATCGGTGCCGCCTTGCAACAGTTCGATAACCAACGCGTAGAAATCGCCGGACATACGGACAGTATCCCAGTTCGGAGCGACAATCGGAGACCGTTTCGCGACAATCTTGAACTCTCTCGGGCACGGGCCCAACATGCCAGCCAAACCCTGATCGACAGCGGATTAGGTGCCGATCGAATCAAGACCGTCGGGTATGCCGCCACCAAGCCCATTGCCAGCAATAAGACAGCAGAAGGCCGAGGTAAGAACCGCCGGGTCGAGATCATCGTGACCCCGTGGTCCGCTCCCCCCGGTAAAGGCAAGAAGGTTGAGCAAGTTGTGAACAGGCCCGCTCAACCCAAAAAGACGGTTCAAAAGATCATTAATCGTTAA
- a CDS encoding hypothetical protein (conserved protein of unknown function), translating into MTPLEAAAALFKAMPQPITVAQLEEYGLEVSESTAQVIALEIMSLNLYWVLAAVDAHIPTKYRATIKEQLFELIQKAWWQSGQLGQGTWTEYQLELNERREHYARLADREGISHIGICAETAGLIEDQGLVSSEDRPKLLVLLIDYAPASEYGRLLDDAL; encoded by the coding sequence ATGACCCCCCTAGAAGCCGCAGCGGCTCTGTTTAAAGCGATGCCGCAGCCCATCACGGTCGCACAACTTGAGGAATATGGTCTTGAGGTATCGGAATCAACCGCCCAAGTCATTGCCCTCGAGATTATGTCACTGAATCTGTACTGGGTTCTGGCTGCGGTGGATGCGCATATCCCCACCAAGTATCGAGCGACGATCAAGGAGCAGCTGTTCGAGCTGATCCAGAAGGCTTGGTGGCAATCAGGACAGTTAGGACAGGGCACCTGGACAGAGTATCAACTTGAACTGAACGAACGACGAGAACACTATGCCCGCCTCGCGGATCGGGAAGGAATCAGTCATATCGGTATTTGCGCTGAAACTGCAGGGTTAATTGAGGATCAAGGCCTCGTCTCGTCAGAAGACCGACCAAAGCTCCTGGTGTTGTTGATCGACTATGCTCCAGCTTCGGAGTATGGCAGGTTACTTGATGACGCTCTGTAG
- a CDS encoding phosphoglyceromutase 1, whose amino-acid sequence MARLVLLRHGESQWNLENRFTGWVDVPLSPKGIEEAKQAGEKLRGFTFDRAFTSVLSRANETLRIVLETTGQPTIPIEKDKALNERMYGDLQGLNKAETAKKYGDAQVKIWRRSYDVKPPGGESLKDTAERALPYYEKMIRPYLLKGETVIIAAHGNSLRALVMELDQLSKEEVLELNIPTGAPLLYEFDDSGKVLSHRYL is encoded by the coding sequence ATGGCACGGTTAGTCTTGCTTCGTCATGGTGAGTCACAGTGGAACTTGGAAAATCGTTTCACAGGGTGGGTTGATGTCCCGCTCTCTCCAAAGGGCATCGAGGAAGCGAAACAAGCTGGTGAAAAACTCCGTGGGTTTACGTTCGACCGGGCCTTCACATCGGTGCTCAGTCGGGCGAATGAGACATTGCGAATCGTGTTGGAGACGACCGGGCAACCAACTATTCCCATCGAGAAGGACAAAGCACTGAACGAACGGATGTACGGAGATCTCCAGGGGCTGAATAAGGCTGAAACCGCCAAAAAGTATGGAGATGCTCAAGTAAAGATCTGGCGGAGAAGCTATGATGTGAAGCCGCCCGGTGGGGAAAGCCTCAAAGACACCGCTGAGCGAGCCTTGCCCTATTACGAAAAGATGATCAGGCCCTACTTATTAAAAGGAGAAACGGTCATCATTGCCGCGCACGGCAACAGTCTGCGTGCGTTGGTAATGGAGTTGGACCAATTATCGAAGGAAGAGGTGTTGGAACTGAATATTCCGACGGGAGCTCCGCTCCTTTACGAATTTGACGACAGCGGCAAGGTTCTGTCTCATCGGTACCTGTAA
- a CDS encoding hypothetical protein (conserved membrane protein of unknown function): MTACSQCSQQNPDDANFCYQCGTKLGEAPAAVEAATEASTARPIQGEEVLWRQFIGPNADHYVTVFKKFSSNGQPRFAFSWNWPAFLYISFLWFLYRKMYLHAFVYAVGPMVSTYLTGDFSAGIVWSIMAGATANYLYYWHCREHITEIKKAGGVNQAVQETALKESGGVQTYVIWVGVFFYIIFLATLTKMVQEDPPGLDRPTGETGRSHGTSVT, from the coding sequence ATGACGGCCTGTAGCCAATGTAGTCAGCAAAATCCTGACGACGCAAATTTCTGCTATCAGTGTGGAACCAAGTTGGGTGAGGCACCGGCCGCTGTCGAGGCGGCAACGGAGGCATCCACCGCTCGGCCAATTCAAGGCGAGGAGGTGCTTTGGCGCCAATTCATCGGCCCCAATGCCGACCACTATGTGACTGTCTTCAAAAAATTCTCATCGAACGGGCAACCACGGTTCGCCTTCTCGTGGAACTGGCCGGCGTTTCTCTATATTTCGTTTCTTTGGTTTCTCTATCGCAAGATGTATCTGCACGCCTTCGTCTATGCCGTCGGTCCGATGGTTTCGACCTACCTCACGGGAGATTTTTCTGCCGGTATCGTCTGGAGTATTATGGCGGGGGCCACAGCCAACTATCTCTACTATTGGCATTGCCGCGAGCATATTACCGAAATCAAGAAGGCAGGGGGAGTGAATCAAGCTGTACAAGAGACGGCACTGAAAGAATCGGGTGGGGTACAGACTTATGTTATTTGGGTCGGGGTCTTCTTCTACATCATCTTTCTGGCGACGCTGACAAAGATGGTTCAAGAAGATCCACCAGGTCTCGATCGGCCGACCGGCGAAACAGGCCGAAGTCACGGCACCAGCGTGACGTGA
- a CDS encoding Acetylornithine aminotransferase: protein MPTEELKDDTAKYLMQTYSRQPISIVRGRGAKVYDLEGREYLDFVGGIAVNVLGHGHPDLVQAIQRQAAQLIHTSNLYYTEPQVKLARLLVDHSFADRVFFCNSGAEANEAAIKLARRYGHERHGAERFEVITMKNSFHGRTLGMLTATGQDKVQKGFEPLMPGFTYAPFNDFSALESMVNEQTAAIMLEPIQAEGGVHVATRDYLKSLRELCTQKDILLIFDEIQTGIGRTGTFFAYEQLGVKPDIMTLAKGLAGGVPIGACLATESAAAAFTPGAHASTFGGNPLACAAALAVCRVLLEGRILDHAKSMGQYLAKGLTDCKDRYRIVKDVRGLGLLQGLELEADARAVVADALARGVLINAATERVLRFVPPLIITQREIDKLLDLLSTLLNQRMTAGKASRH from the coding sequence ATGCCGACCGAAGAACTGAAAGACGATACGGCCAAGTACCTGATGCAGACTTATAGTCGGCAGCCGATCTCGATCGTCCGGGGACGGGGTGCCAAGGTCTACGACCTGGAGGGACGAGAGTACCTTGATTTCGTCGGCGGGATAGCCGTCAACGTCTTAGGGCACGGTCATCCAGACCTTGTTCAGGCGATTCAACGCCAGGCGGCGCAACTGATCCACACGTCGAACCTGTACTACACCGAACCGCAGGTGAAGCTGGCGCGTCTCCTCGTTGACCACTCGTTTGCTGACCGCGTGTTCTTCTGTAACAGCGGCGCTGAAGCCAATGAAGCGGCAATCAAACTGGCACGCCGCTACGGGCATGAGCGACATGGAGCGGAGCGGTTCGAAGTCATCACGATGAAGAATTCGTTCCATGGCCGTACATTGGGCATGCTCACCGCGACAGGCCAGGACAAGGTTCAGAAGGGCTTTGAGCCGTTGATGCCTGGTTTTACCTATGCGCCGTTCAATGATTTCAGCGCGCTTGAGTCTATGGTCAATGAGCAAACCGCCGCCATTATGCTGGAACCCATTCAGGCAGAAGGCGGTGTGCATGTAGCCACACGTGATTACCTGAAGAGCCTGCGGGAGCTCTGTACGCAGAAAGACATCCTCCTGATTTTTGATGAAATCCAGACCGGCATCGGTAGAACCGGCACCTTCTTCGCCTACGAACAACTCGGGGTGAAACCTGACATCATGACCCTTGCAAAGGGCCTGGCCGGTGGAGTTCCAATCGGAGCTTGCTTGGCGACCGAGTCAGCCGCTGCAGCCTTTACACCAGGAGCCCATGCATCGACATTCGGTGGTAACCCGCTGGCCTGTGCCGCAGCACTGGCCGTCTGCCGGGTGCTACTCGAAGGCCGCATCTTGGATCATGCAAAGTCAATGGGCCAGTACTTGGCGAAGGGGCTTACCGACTGCAAGGATCGTTACCGCATCGTGAAGGACGTACGCGGCCTTGGTCTCTTGCAAGGACTGGAACTAGAGGCCGACGCCAGAGCCGTGGTCGCGGATGCTCTGGCCCGTGGGGTGCTCATCAATGCCGCAACCGAGCGAGTGCTGCGCTTCGTCCCGCCCTTAATCATTACACAGCGAGAGATTGATAAACTCCTTGACCTACTCAGTACGTTGCTGAACCAACGCATGACAGCCGGAAAAGCTTCACGCCATTGA
- a CDS encoding Ornithine carbamoyltransferase — translation MIRSARYSSPVHYAKDLIDVATMPRKQILDLLRLAASLKKKQHHGIPHRLLVGKTLGLLFQKPSTRTRVSFEAGMNQLGGHALGLPMGDIQLSRGETVSDTARVLSRYLDGIVIRTYDHSIVEEWAAEATMPVINGLTDHSHPCQALSDLLTIQENKGRLKGISLAYIGDGNNVANSLIEVGAKMGMRVVIGCPSGYQPDQRVIDRARMEGQATGAVIEVVENPLVAVKEADVVYTDVWISMGREREQARRLRTLTPYQLNKRLLQRAKPEAIVMHCLPAHRGEEITADVLDGPQSVSIDQAENRLHMQKAILSQLLSRKKGAR, via the coding sequence ATGATTAGATCAGCCCGATACAGCAGCCCCGTACACTACGCGAAGGATCTGATAGACGTAGCCACGATGCCGCGAAAACAGATCCTAGACTTACTGCGATTGGCAGCCTCGCTCAAGAAAAAGCAACACCATGGCATTCCGCATCGTTTGCTGGTTGGTAAAACCCTAGGGCTTCTCTTTCAAAAGCCATCGACGAGGACCCGCGTATCGTTTGAGGCGGGCATGAATCAATTGGGTGGCCATGCGCTGGGGCTTCCCATGGGCGATATCCAGCTTTCGCGGGGGGAGACGGTCTCAGACACCGCACGGGTCTTGTCCCGGTACCTAGATGGGATCGTCATACGGACTTACGATCATTCGATCGTCGAAGAGTGGGCCGCAGAGGCCACCATGCCGGTCATTAACGGATTGACTGACCATAGCCATCCCTGTCAGGCCTTATCGGATTTACTGACAATTCAGGAAAACAAAGGCCGACTCAAGGGAATCAGTCTGGCTTACATCGGGGACGGAAACAACGTCGCCAATTCGCTTATCGAAGTGGGAGCAAAGATGGGCATGCGCGTGGTGATCGGATGTCCTTCTGGCTATCAGCCCGATCAACGGGTGATTGATCGCGCCAGAATGGAGGGTCAGGCTACCGGGGCCGTCATCGAGGTGGTCGAGAATCCCCTAGTGGCAGTCAAAGAAGCGGACGTCGTGTACACCGACGTTTGGATTAGCATGGGGCGTGAGCGAGAGCAAGCCAGGCGACTGCGGACCCTGACGCCCTACCAGTTGAACAAGCGATTACTGCAGCGAGCGAAGCCCGAGGCCATCGTGATGCATTGTTTGCCGGCCCATCGTGGAGAGGAGATTACGGCGGACGTGCTGGATGGTCCGCAGTCGGTGAGCATTGATCAAGCTGAAAATCGACTGCACATGCAAAAAGCGATTTTGAGCCAACTGCTCAGCCGGAAGAAAGGCGCACGGTAG
- a CDS encoding Argininosuccinate synthase, producing MRLKPIKKIVLAYSGGLDTSVILKWLQETYQAEIIAFCADLGQGEDLKAVKAKAQALGVKKVYVEDLRETFVRDYVFPMLRGNAMYEGCYLLGTSIARPLIARRQAEIALKEGAEAVSHGATGKGNDQVRFELTYMALAPGLKIIAPWREWTMRSRRELIEYAERHGIPVTATKAKPYSTDPNLFHISYEGGILEDPWESPPDEIFQMTVSPEKAPNTPQEVEIEYQRGNPIAVNGKKMSPATLLAYLNKLGGAHGIGRVDLVENRYVGMKSRGVYETPGGTILHVAHRGLESLTMDREVLHFRDSLIPRFADLIYNGYWFSPERAMVQTAIDEAQKDVSGMARVKLYKGSCTLAGRKSKQSLYRLDVATFEEDDVYNQKDAEGFIRLNALRLKIRAQRKKASS from the coding sequence ATGAGACTAAAACCCATCAAGAAAATCGTTCTCGCATATTCTGGCGGACTGGATACCTCCGTCATCCTTAAGTGGTTGCAAGAAACTTATCAAGCCGAGATCATCGCATTTTGTGCCGACCTTGGGCAGGGAGAAGATCTCAAGGCCGTCAAGGCAAAGGCTCAGGCGCTCGGCGTCAAGAAAGTCTATGTCGAGGACTTGCGCGAGACGTTCGTCAGAGACTATGTGTTCCCGATGCTCCGTGGGAACGCGATGTATGAAGGCTGCTACCTTTTGGGAACCTCCATCGCTCGTCCGTTGATCGCTCGTCGTCAAGCTGAAATCGCGCTCAAGGAAGGGGCTGAGGCGGTGTCACATGGAGCGACGGGAAAGGGCAATGATCAAGTTCGTTTCGAGCTCACCTACATGGCGCTTGCGCCCGGCCTGAAGATTATTGCGCCTTGGCGAGAATGGACGATGCGCTCCCGACGTGAACTCATCGAGTATGCCGAACGCCACGGGATTCCCGTGACGGCGACCAAAGCTAAACCCTATAGCACGGACCCGAATCTGTTTCACATCAGCTACGAGGGCGGCATTCTTGAAGATCCCTGGGAATCGCCGCCAGATGAAATCTTTCAGATGACCGTCTCGCCGGAGAAGGCACCGAATACGCCACAGGAAGTCGAGATCGAGTACCAAAGGGGCAACCCCATCGCGGTCAACGGCAAGAAGATGAGCCCCGCGACGCTCCTCGCGTATCTCAATAAACTGGGCGGTGCACACGGCATCGGGCGCGTTGACCTGGTCGAAAACCGCTATGTCGGAATGAAGTCGCGAGGGGTGTACGAAACTCCGGGAGGGACGATCCTGCACGTTGCACATCGCGGGCTTGAATCTTTGACGATGGATCGTGAAGTTCTGCACTTCCGAGACAGCCTGATCCCTCGCTTTGCCGACCTGATCTATAACGGCTATTGGTTCAGCCCTGAGCGCGCAATGGTACAGACAGCGATCGATGAAGCACAGAAAGACGTGAGCGGTATGGCGCGTGTAAAGCTATACAAAGGAAGCTGCACTCTGGCAGGACGAAAATCGAAACAGTCACTCTATCGACTCGACGTCGCCACGTTTGAAGAGGACGACGTATACAATCAAAAAGATGCAGAGGGTTTCATCCGCTTGAATGCCTTGCGGCTCAAAATCCGTGCGCAAAGGAAGAAGGCTTCGTCCTGA
- a CDS encoding Argininosuccinate lyase produces MAKKSSRPNATIGRGKAWDGRFREKTNHLVEAFTRSVTVDFRLYADDIAGSIAHCKTLQKARVLTSSETRTIVRGLESVKRELDRGRFKFLSQDEDIHMAIERRLTETIGPLGGKLHTGRSRNDQVALDIRLYLRRQLDQLHEQLVGLQRVLVMKADANKEIIMPGYTHLQRAQPVLFAHHLLAYVEMFERDKGRVRDTKGRLNVMPLGSGALAGTNYPVNRRYTAELLGFPTITANSMDAVSDRDFMIESASALSIVMMHLSRLSEELILWASQEFQFVDLPDAFCTGSSMMPQKKNPDIPELVRGKTGRVYGHLVSLLTTLKALPLSYNRDLQEDKPALFDALDTVQSSVRVMTELMRRIEVNREILQRTLQGGGLLATELADYLVLRGVPFREAHGITGRIVRAALDHGREITDLSLEEMRRYCERIEKGVFARLTAGAAIDHKGQIGGTAKVRVEQRIKELEKFLA; encoded by the coding sequence ATGGCTAAAAAGAGTAGCCGTCCGAACGCCACGATCGGCAGAGGCAAGGCTTGGGATGGTCGGTTCCGAGAAAAGACCAATCACTTAGTGGAAGCCTTTACCAGGTCGGTGACCGTCGACTTCAGACTCTATGCCGATGACATTGCCGGGAGCATTGCCCATTGCAAAACGCTCCAAAAAGCACGGGTACTGACATCTTCGGAAACGCGAACGATCGTCCGCGGCTTGGAATCGGTGAAGCGAGAACTGGATCGTGGACGGTTTAAATTTTTGTCTCAAGATGAAGACATTCATATGGCCATCGAACGGCGATTGACCGAAACAATCGGCCCATTAGGTGGCAAGCTGCATACGGGGCGAAGCCGAAACGATCAGGTCGCATTGGATATTCGGCTGTACTTGCGCAGGCAGCTGGATCAGCTGCATGAGCAACTGGTCGGATTGCAACGGGTGCTGGTGATGAAGGCCGATGCGAACAAAGAAATCATCATGCCTGGGTACACACACTTACAACGCGCTCAACCAGTCCTGTTTGCCCATCATTTATTAGCGTACGTGGAAATGTTTGAACGGGACAAGGGGCGAGTTCGTGACACGAAAGGCCGACTCAATGTCATGCCGCTTGGTTCCGGAGCATTGGCCGGCACGAATTATCCGGTGAATCGTCGATACACCGCAGAATTGCTGGGGTTCCCCACCATCACCGCAAACAGCATGGACGCAGTCTCTGATCGAGACTTCATGATCGAATCAGCCTCTGCTCTTTCCATCGTGATGATGCATCTCTCACGGCTCAGTGAAGAGTTGATCTTGTGGGCATCGCAAGAATTTCAGTTTGTCGATCTCCCTGATGCCTTCTGCACCGGAAGTAGCATGATGCCGCAAAAGAAGAACCCTGACATTCCAGAACTGGTTCGAGGGAAAACAGGACGGGTCTACGGCCACTTAGTCAGTTTGCTGACGACGCTGAAAGCCTTGCCGCTAAGTTATAATCGAGACCTCCAGGAGGATAAGCCGGCGCTGTTCGATGCTCTCGATACGGTGCAATCTTCCGTCCGAGTGATGACCGAGCTGATGCGCCGCATAGAAGTCAACCGAGAAATACTTCAACGAACCTTGCAGGGAGGCGGGCTGCTTGCGACAGAACTCGCCGACTATTTAGTCTTGAGGGGGGTGCCTTTTCGCGAAGCGCATGGAATTACCGGTCGAATCGTTCGCGCCGCCCTTGATCATGGTCGTGAGATCACCGATTTGTCATTGGAGGAGATGCGGAGATATTGTGAGCGGATAGAAAAGGGCGTATTCGCTCGTCTGACCGCAGGAGCAGCCATCGATCATAAAGGACAAATCGGCGGAACGGCTAAAGTGCGAGTTGAGCAGCGTATTAAAGAGCTTGAGAAATTCTTAGCATGA
- a CDS encoding hypothetical protein (conserved protein of unknown function) has product MSILVIIVSAWLLISCGVVGSPIAPEYVGVAVTVEKQKRQQALETDREGTGSVVADPSLEDQDIDLPPSHPVGTR; this is encoded by the coding sequence ATGAGCATACTCGTGATTATTGTATCGGCATGGCTTCTGATCTCTTGCGGCGTGGTAGGGTCGCCGATCGCCCCGGAATACGTAGGTGTCGCAGTGACGGTCGAGAAGCAAAAGCGACAACAGGCACTTGAGACAGACCGTGAAGGGACGGGATCAGTGGTGGCCGACCCTTCTCTGGAAGATCAGGATATCGATCTTCCACCCTCGCATCCAGTTGGAACACGATGA
- a CDS encoding Diaminopimelate decarboxylase, with amino-acid sequence MHSFEYRHGELYCEQVPVSRIAKALGTPCYIYSHTTLVRHFHAYDSAFKHIPHVIAFAMKANSNLAILRLMAREGSGVDIVSGGELFRALKAGVPTSKIVFAGVGKAPDEIRDALKADILMFNVESLAELHAINQVAAEVGRKARIALRINPDIDPKTHPYISTGLKKSKFGIAAERAVEDFVLAASMSHIEVVGVHAHIGSQLTDVAPFTAALKKVVSLIGTLKERGLNIRYLNIGGGLGITYSDEKPPLPQDLSNAVLPLVQGLNLTLVMEPGRVIVGNAGILVTKALYLKEGETKSFVIVDAAMNDLIRPSLYDAYHEVRPVNEEAGRREKQTVDIVGPVCESGDFLAKDRSLPVVKPGELLAVMSAGAYGFVMASNYNSRPRVPEVLVREGEFHVIRERERYEDLIKGEQIPSFLNTTE; translated from the coding sequence ATGCATAGTTTTGAATATCGCCACGGAGAGTTGTACTGCGAACAAGTACCAGTCAGCCGCATCGCGAAAGCACTCGGCACTCCATGCTACATCTATAGCCACACTACGCTCGTCCGGCATTTCCATGCCTACGACAGCGCCTTCAAACATATTCCTCACGTCATCGCGTTTGCCATGAAGGCGAACTCCAATCTCGCGATCCTGCGACTGATGGCCAGAGAAGGAAGTGGAGTGGATATTGTCTCAGGAGGAGAGCTGTTTCGAGCTTTGAAAGCCGGTGTGCCCACCTCCAAGATCGTGTTCGCTGGAGTTGGCAAGGCTCCCGATGAAATTCGTGATGCACTGAAAGCCGATATCCTCATGTTTAACGTTGAATCCTTGGCTGAGCTCCATGCCATCAATCAGGTCGCCGCTGAAGTTGGCAGAAAAGCTCGCATCGCGCTTCGAATAAATCCTGATATCGATCCGAAAACGCATCCATACATTTCCACCGGTCTCAAGAAAAGCAAGTTCGGAATTGCGGCAGAGCGAGCAGTAGAAGACTTCGTCCTCGCCGCCTCAATGAGTCATATTGAGGTCGTGGGCGTCCATGCCCATATTGGGTCTCAGCTTACGGATGTTGCGCCTTTTACAGCAGCCTTGAAGAAGGTTGTGTCACTTATCGGGACTTTAAAAGAAAGAGGCCTGAACATCCGTTATCTCAATATCGGAGGCGGGCTTGGCATCACCTATTCGGATGAAAAACCGCCGTTACCACAAGATCTATCCAACGCCGTTTTGCCGCTCGTGCAGGGCTTGAACCTCACGCTGGTTATGGAACCTGGACGTGTCATCGTCGGGAACGCCGGCATTCTTGTGACGAAAGCCCTGTACCTTAAGGAGGGAGAAACAAAGAGCTTTGTCATCGTCGACGCCGCCATGAATGATCTCATTCGGCCAAGCCTGTACGATGCCTACCACGAGGTCCGCCCTGTGAACGAGGAAGCGGGTCGACGTGAAAAACAGACCGTGGACATCGTTGGCCCGGTCTGCGAGTCGGGAGATTTCCTGGCCAAAGATCGATCCCTACCAGTTGTGAAGCCCGGTGAGTTGCTCGCGGTTATGAGCGCTGGAGCCTACGGCTTCGTCATGGCCTCGAATTACAACTCTCGTCCCCGGGTTCCAGAAGTGCTTGTGAGAGAGGGAGAGTTCCACGTTATCCGTGAACGAGAACGGTATGAGGATCTTATAAAGGGCGAGCAGATTCCATCTTTCCTGAACACCACGGAGTGA
- a CDS encoding 4-hydroxy-tetrahydrodipicolinate synthase → MFTGSLVAIVTPFRQGKIDERALGELIEWQIAKGTNGIVPCGTTGESATLSHDEHNRVIELTVEIVHRRVPIIAGTGSNSTEEAIALTRHAKQAGVDGALLITPYYNKPTQEGLYRHYKAVAEAVDLPLVLYNIPGRTGVNMLPGTIARLSAIQTIIGVKEGSGSVQQASDIVQMCGNRLTVLAGDDSLTLPMMAVGGKGVITVTANLMPAEMASLVKAFAEGKVEEARRLHFKLSPLFAALFYETNPIPVKEALGLMGKIDPELRLPLCSMAQDTREKLIRILKESALI, encoded by the coding sequence ATGTTTACCGGATCTCTTGTTGCCATTGTCACCCCATTTCGACAGGGGAAAATTGACGAACGTGCTTTGGGTGAACTGATCGAATGGCAAATTGCCAAAGGCACTAACGGCATAGTTCCCTGCGGGACAACGGGTGAATCTGCCACCCTTTCTCACGACGAGCACAATCGGGTCATTGAGCTGACGGTCGAGATCGTCCATCGGCGCGTGCCGATCATTGCAGGAACTGGTTCAAACAGTACAGAGGAAGCCATTGCGCTCACTCGACACGCAAAACAGGCCGGTGTTGATGGAGCCTTGCTGATTACTCCCTACTACAACAAGCCCACACAAGAAGGTCTCTATCGACATTATAAAGCGGTCGCAGAAGCAGTTGACTTACCGCTAGTCCTCTACAACATCCCTGGCCGCACCGGAGTCAATATGCTTCCGGGAACGATCGCTCGTCTTTCCGCGATTCAGACGATCATTGGAGTCAAGGAGGGAAGCGGATCCGTCCAACAAGCGTCGGATATCGTGCAGATGTGTGGCAATCGTCTTACCGTACTGGCGGGTGACGACTCTCTTACTCTCCCGATGATGGCGGTGGGAGGAAAGGGCGTCATTACTGTCACGGCGAACCTCATGCCTGCAGAAATGGCCAGTCTTGTAAAGGCTTTTGCTGAGGGAAAAGTTGAGGAGGCCCGACGCCTTCATTTCAAACTTTCTCCCCTCTTTGCAGCGCTGTTCTATGAGACCAACCCCATCCCCGTAAAGGAAGCCTTGGGGCTCATGGGTAAGATTGATCCAGAATTACGCTTACCGCTCTGCTCAATGGCGCAGGACACACGTGAGAAATTGATTCGTATCTTAAAGGAATCAGCGTTAATATAA